One stretch of Serinicoccus hydrothermalis DNA includes these proteins:
- a CDS encoding DUF6642 family protein translates to MRTVKPVLQALEHTGQVRTTHQSINRPEDIFDSFRRWGQNQHAGFTVGYLALHGTPGSVYVGRRKVGLVDLGEQLRAAGTKLPGRTLHLGSCAVLEDEDAVTTFRRAVGLKAITGFTEDVDWLESLAFELLLLDVLTYYRRVDAVERYIENNHKEFAKRLGFTLLRN, encoded by the coding sequence AAGCCAGTGCTGCAAGCTCTTGAACACACCGGTCAGGTAAGAACGACGCACCAATCCATCAACAGGCCGGAGGACATCTTCGATTCGTTTCGACGGTGGGGTCAGAATCAGCATGCCGGCTTCACCGTCGGCTACCTAGCTTTGCACGGTACTCCCGGGAGCGTGTACGTGGGGCGTCGAAAGGTGGGCTTGGTCGATCTCGGTGAGCAACTCCGGGCGGCTGGCACCAAGCTGCCGGGCCGGACGTTGCACCTGGGTTCGTGCGCTGTTCTCGAAGATGAGGACGCCGTCACGACCTTCCGCAGGGCGGTAGGACTCAAGGCCATCACTGGTTTCACCGAAGATGTCGACTGGCTCGAGAGCCTCGCGTTCGAGCTGCTGCTCCTGGATGTGCTGACGTACTACCGACGAGTCGACGCGGTAGAGCGATACATAGAGAACAACCACAAGGAGTTCGCCAAGCGGCTGGGCTTCACGCTGCTCAGGAATTAG
- a CDS encoding S8 family serine peptidase — translation MAKHFDVHLLAEPPVPQDGDPYDIPQGGIVFRGLPFVALPTGDPPGARFEVLRSWLRYPRARLKILHALDAAKANNAHVYRLSLAVTRSRDPEADALAYATRFLRDKNRIVVAAAGNWGPGLGTLSDLACARSVISVAACGSNGLALDCSGRGTADGPKPTLAADGTDPTGQSTPGTSLAAARVAVLCVWIRSLLQSLTSEASAAYAGKSLVEMPRPSRLAHIDSDFTQSQVDSLVSMRLGRAVFPAGSLRYSGATVRRIKCLTRVMDYAGQHEVYVAFDYGPDWVLRVLLAATETGPWIDPIACGAGVVSRDSVRNLLTGMTPSRFLRLFVDDGHWDERRAAVGAALDEELEELWSLTELEMFEQLYAAEYEDLFIEIGVPGEAGHGNTMLRVSGTPTTFTKQPVYVDIDVYGNLTIDDPEAPANTSYNDE, via the coding sequence ATGGCTAAGCACTTCGACGTGCACCTGCTGGCTGAGCCTCCGGTCCCGCAAGACGGCGACCCGTACGACATACCCCAAGGTGGGATCGTTTTCCGGGGACTCCCCTTCGTGGCCTTGCCGACCGGCGACCCACCGGGGGCGCGGTTTGAGGTGCTACGGAGCTGGCTCCGGTACCCGCGGGCCAGGCTCAAGATCCTCCACGCACTGGACGCGGCCAAGGCCAACAATGCTCACGTGTACCGCCTCAGCCTGGCCGTCACTCGGTCACGCGATCCTGAGGCGGACGCGCTGGCATACGCCACCCGGTTCTTGCGCGACAAGAACCGGATCGTGGTGGCCGCCGCGGGGAACTGGGGGCCGGGCCTGGGAACGCTAAGCGACCTTGCATGTGCACGGAGTGTCATCTCAGTCGCCGCGTGCGGCTCGAACGGTCTGGCGCTTGACTGCTCCGGCCGCGGCACCGCCGACGGGCCCAAGCCAACCCTTGCCGCGGACGGCACTGATCCCACCGGGCAGTCGACCCCTGGAACGAGCCTCGCTGCAGCACGCGTGGCAGTTCTGTGTGTCTGGATCCGCTCCCTTCTCCAGAGCCTGACCTCGGAAGCGAGTGCGGCCTACGCCGGAAAGAGCTTGGTTGAGATGCCAAGACCGTCTCGGCTCGCTCACATCGACAGCGACTTCACGCAAAGCCAAGTCGATTCGTTGGTTTCCATGCGACTGGGCCGGGCGGTCTTCCCTGCGGGTTCCCTCAGGTACTCGGGGGCGACTGTGCGGCGAATCAAGTGCCTGACTCGGGTCATGGATTACGCCGGTCAGCATGAGGTCTACGTCGCCTTCGATTATGGCCCAGACTGGGTGCTGCGCGTTCTATTGGCCGCGACCGAAACGGGCCCCTGGATCGACCCAATCGCATGCGGCGCCGGCGTTGTCTCCCGCGACTCAGTCCGCAATCTTCTCACCGGCATGACGCCCTCGCGATTCCTACGCCTCTTCGTCGACGACGGCCATTGGGACGAGCGACGAGCTGCTGTCGGTGCCGCACTGGACGAAGAGCTTGAAGAACTCTGGTCGCTCACGGAGCTCGAAATGTTCGAGCAGCTCTATGCCGCTGAGTACGAAGACCTCTTCATCGAGATTGGGGTCCCAGGGGAGGCGGGTCACGGTAACACGATGCTGCGCGTAAGCGGTACACCCACGACGTTCACCAAGCAGCCTGTCTACGTAGACATCGACGTGTACGGCAATCTGACGATCGATGACCCGGAAGCCCCAGCAAACACGTCGTATAACGACGAGTAG
- a CDS encoding trypco2 family protein, with the protein MGASEEVQAVIRDLQAAVAQSTGRIGDLGMRVTELGVDLETVLEKKASGEIDLKLVKMGGGGGVKDTTTISLTMEPSDAVGAAYVDDELTNALAVIEAAIAVLDADYVLSEATVVVAFETTIEGKISLVLGGEASRAKAHAAKVTFKPDE; encoded by the coding sequence ATGGGTGCGTCTGAAGAAGTCCAGGCCGTCATCCGAGACCTGCAAGCAGCCGTTGCCCAGTCGACTGGTCGGATAGGCGACTTGGGCATGCGCGTCACCGAACTCGGTGTCGACCTCGAGACGGTGCTGGAGAAGAAGGCATCTGGAGAGATCGACCTGAAACTGGTAAAGATGGGCGGCGGTGGCGGTGTCAAGGACACGACCACGATTTCGCTCACGATGGAACCCAGCGATGCGGTCGGTGCCGCGTACGTCGACGATGAGCTCACGAACGCGCTCGCTGTCATCGAAGCAGCCATCGCGGTCCTCGATGCAGACTACGTGCTGTCCGAAGCGACCGTCGTGGTCGCGTTCGAGACCACCATAGAAGGCAAGATCAGCTTGGTCCTGGGTGGCGAAGCAAGCCGTGCGAAGGCGCATGCCGCCAAGGTCACGTTCAAGCCTGACGAGTGA
- a CDS encoding CPBP family intramembrane glutamic endopeptidase — protein MQTHGNQPSNTHSERDRPAAPHPSWHEIAGYVALASGLCWLVIAPAMLGFIDAELAPALVPVAQLTPLLAALVFVRVLRPGRARDLLALRWNRSGRWAAMGVGILMLIGAAQLVSGLLLGWRPRPTAEILTAASVVLPLLVLQATFAVGEETGWRGWLLSRTRHLGFPAAAAISAGAWTLWHLPALTFLPDPISAESAAYLLGIASWAPFLVALRLVSGSVWPPVLVHGAINSVRVFQLQSVADSGGVDWRVEALGWVLWLLAAVLLARHGGRQTKRLPEHGFAVRGLDADTTR, from the coding sequence ATGCAGACACACGGCAACCAGCCCTCCAACACCCACAGTGAGCGCGACCGACCGGCCGCCCCCCATCCGTCCTGGCATGAGATCGCCGGCTACGTCGCCCTGGCCAGCGGGCTGTGCTGGCTCGTGATCGCCCCGGCCATGCTGGGGTTCATCGACGCTGAACTAGCCCCAGCACTGGTTCCGGTTGCCCAGCTCACACCCCTACTCGCCGCGCTGGTGTTCGTTCGGGTGCTGCGCCCCGGGCGGGCACGTGACTTGCTGGCGCTTCGTTGGAACCGTTCCGGCCGCTGGGCGGCCATGGGAGTGGGCATCCTGATGCTGATCGGGGCAGCTCAACTGGTCTCGGGGCTGCTCCTCGGATGGCGCCCACGACCAACCGCCGAGATCCTGACTGCCGCATCCGTCGTCCTACCCCTCCTAGTGCTGCAGGCAACATTCGCCGTCGGCGAGGAGACCGGTTGGCGCGGATGGCTGCTCAGCCGGACCCGACACCTCGGGTTCCCGGCAGCTGCAGCCATCTCGGCAGGGGCCTGGACGCTTTGGCACCTTCCAGCGCTCACGTTCCTGCCCGACCCAATCTCGGCCGAGTCTGCCGCCTACCTGCTGGGGATCGCCTCATGGGCGCCCTTCCTCGTGGCCCTGCGACTCGTCTCTGGATCGGTGTGGCCACCCGTACTCGTCCACGGGGCGATCAACAGCGTGCGCGTCTTCCAGCTGCAGTCGGTAGCCGACTCCGGCGGTGTCGACTGGCGCGTCGAGGCGCTGGGCTGGGTGCTGTGGCTCCTGGCTGCGGTGCTGCTCGCCAGGCATGGGGGTCGGCAGACCAAAAGGCTCCCGGAACATGGCTTCGCGGTCCGTGGCCTCGACGCTGACACGACTCGCTGA
- a CDS encoding CPBP family intramembrane glutamic endopeptidase has protein sequence MTSLPPPASAEGSAERDIAAENPIPQLTLPGVIGVWAAAAVPMAGLAWVLAPLLASGWDSPLALAQSLIVVPTAGMVWQFVLVLLLVFKEQRTFKWSVVRDVLWLRAPRDPRTGRRGGRTWLVVPICVIAFALMEFLPFELAPATGRDFGDFLGSPDGQATVSGSWLWLGVLLAFFVFNTVLGEELLFRGYLLPRMRGVFGSWDWIANGVLFAVYHLHVPWVIPIALIDTFLLSLPSRRYQSALVGIITHSGQSLFLFTLVLMLFLAP, from the coding sequence ATGACATCCCTTCCTCCACCCGCGTCAGCCGAAGGCAGCGCGGAGCGTGACATCGCAGCCGAGAACCCGATCCCGCAACTCACCCTCCCCGGGGTGATAGGAGTCTGGGCAGCGGCCGCTGTACCCATGGCCGGGTTAGCGTGGGTGCTCGCGCCACTGCTCGCATCCGGATGGGACTCTCCCCTCGCCCTCGCGCAGTCCCTCATCGTGGTGCCCACTGCGGGCATGGTCTGGCAGTTCGTCCTGGTCCTACTTCTCGTCTTCAAAGAACAGCGAACCTTTAAGTGGTCCGTCGTCCGGGACGTGCTCTGGCTGCGTGCTCCCCGTGACCCGCGTACGGGCCGGCGCGGCGGACGAACATGGCTCGTCGTCCCGATCTGCGTCATCGCGTTCGCTCTCATGGAGTTTCTTCCGTTCGAGCTCGCCCCTGCCACAGGGCGCGACTTCGGCGACTTTCTCGGGTCCCCTGACGGACAGGCAACGGTCTCCGGCTCTTGGCTCTGGCTGGGGGTTCTACTGGCCTTCTTCGTCTTCAACACAGTCCTGGGTGAGGAGCTGCTCTTCCGGGGCTACCTCTTGCCCCGGATGAGGGGCGTCTTTGGATCGTGGGACTGGATCGCCAACGGTGTCCTCTTCGCCGTCTATCACCTGCACGTCCCCTGGGTGATCCCGATCGCCCTCATCGACACGTTCCTCTTGTCACTACCGTCTCGCCGGTACCAAAGCGCCCTCGTCGGGATCATCACCCACAGCGGGCAGAGCTTGTTCCTTTTCACTCTCGTCCTGATGCTCTTCCTGGCTCCCTAG
- a CDS encoding DUF6326 family protein: protein MTNRTNTPDQLDTPPIPVQAKLAAAWTSFMFLYVYVDILALYKPGVVDGILAGVVWELDITPTWAISALTLLAIPILMVVLSMTLPARANRITNLVVASLQVPFAAFNAVGELGEPWMYFYVLGVALEVVVLAFILRSAWAWPRRTASPSTSVSEGRPAPQQA, encoded by the coding sequence ATGACCAACCGAACGAACACCCCGGACCAGCTCGATACCCCACCGATCCCCGTGCAGGCCAAACTCGCCGCAGCCTGGACCAGCTTCATGTTCCTCTACGTCTACGTGGACATCCTGGCCCTCTACAAGCCCGGCGTCGTCGACGGCATCCTGGCCGGGGTCGTCTGGGAGCTCGACATCACCCCCACCTGGGCCATCTCGGCCTTGACTCTCCTGGCCATACCCATCCTCATGGTCGTGCTCTCGATGACCCTTCCCGCCCGGGCAAACCGCATCACGAACCTGGTCGTGGCCTCGCTACAGGTCCCCTTCGCGGCGTTCAACGCGGTGGGGGAATTGGGCGAGCCCTGGATGTACTTCTACGTCCTGGGCGTCGCACTGGAAGTGGTCGTTCTCGCCTTCATCCTTCGCTCCGCCTGGGCCTGGCCACGCCGCACCGCATCACCCTCGACCTCGGTCTCCGAAGGGCGACCCGCGCCGCAGCAGGCATGA
- a CDS encoding NAD(P)-dependent alcohol dehydrogenase → MKATQSSDGPARQAAEDRPASMRAVVQQRYGPPSVLRTTEVDLPLPGPGDVLVKVGAASVHPGDYFVMSGRPYVLRLVFGLRRPRHGIPGRDFAGVVAAVGKHVTAVRPGDEVFGWSTAGTLAEYACVPADHVAPVPVGTSLVEAAAVPTSALTALQAMRDVAKVRPGQTVLITGASGGVGSFAVQIAKAFGAEVTGVCSTRNVDLVRSLGADHVVDYTRTDFTRAESRYDVILDNVEAQPLAAVRRALTPAGTLIPNSGRGGRWLGPLARIVRARVLSGFTRQHLKPFASVEKPRDLLTLADLLTTGQVTPVIDRIYPLDEAADALRYVEAGHTRGKVVVTI, encoded by the coding sequence GTGAAAGCCACGCAGTCATCGGATGGTCCAGCGCGCCAGGCGGCGGAGGACAGGCCGGCATCGATGCGGGCCGTCGTCCAGCAGCGCTACGGCCCGCCGTCGGTCCTGCGGACGACCGAGGTCGACCTGCCGCTGCCCGGTCCGGGCGATGTGCTCGTCAAGGTGGGCGCGGCCTCGGTACATCCCGGCGACTACTTCGTCATGAGCGGGAGGCCGTACGTGCTGCGCCTGGTGTTCGGGCTCCGCCGGCCGCGCCATGGGATCCCCGGCCGGGACTTCGCGGGCGTCGTGGCGGCGGTCGGCAAGCACGTCACCGCTGTGCGTCCCGGGGACGAGGTGTTCGGCTGGAGCACGGCGGGAACGCTCGCCGAATACGCCTGCGTCCCGGCAGACCACGTCGCGCCCGTGCCCGTCGGCACATCGCTCGTGGAGGCGGCGGCAGTCCCCACCTCGGCCTTGACAGCGTTACAGGCCATGCGCGACGTCGCGAAGGTTCGACCCGGCCAGACCGTGCTGATCACGGGAGCGTCGGGCGGGGTGGGCTCCTTCGCCGTCCAGATCGCCAAGGCGTTCGGCGCCGAGGTGACCGGTGTATGCAGCACCCGCAACGTCGACCTGGTCCGCTCGCTGGGTGCCGACCACGTCGTGGACTACACCAGGACCGACTTCACCCGCGCCGAGAGTCGCTACGACGTCATCCTCGACAACGTGGAGGCCCAGCCCCTGGCAGCTGTCCGCAGAGCGCTGACGCCTGCCGGCACGCTCATCCCCAACAGTGGACGCGGCGGCCGCTGGCTCGGGCCCCTCGCTCGGATCGTCAGAGCGCGCGTGCTGTCTGGGTTTACCCGTCAGCATCTGAAGCCTTTCGCATCGGTCGAGAAGCCTAGAGACCTGCTCACCCTGGCCGACCTTCTCACCACTGGACAGGTCACACCCGTGATCGACCGCATTTATCCCCTCGACGAAGCGGCCGACGCCCTCCGCTACGTCGAGGCCGGCCACACCCGGGGGAAGGTCGTGGTCACCATCTGA
- a CDS encoding TetR/AcrR family transcriptional regulator, which produces MAEAVRLADQDGVHALSMRRLAGVLDVGAMSLYHYVASKEELLDAMIDVVFEEIELPPQESDWQTAMRRRAVSARQVLTRHPWATGLMESRTTPGPANLRHREAVTACLRRSGFTVPMATHANWLLDSYVYGHALQETTLPFDTADELADMVEDVYLPQLPPDQFPYLHESAATLAATGYDPAEEFIFGLDLILSALEPLRTSV; this is translated from the coding sequence GTGGCCGAGGCCGTCCGGCTCGCCGACCAAGACGGGGTGCACGCGCTGAGCATGCGCCGGCTGGCAGGCGTGCTCGACGTGGGTGCGATGTCGCTCTACCACTACGTGGCGAGCAAGGAAGAACTGCTGGACGCCATGATCGACGTGGTGTTCGAGGAGATCGAACTTCCTCCCCAGGAGAGTGACTGGCAGACGGCGATGCGACGGCGGGCAGTGTCGGCCCGGCAGGTTCTCACCCGCCACCCGTGGGCGACCGGATTGATGGAGTCGCGGACGACGCCGGGGCCCGCGAACCTCCGTCACCGCGAAGCGGTCACCGCCTGCCTGCGCAGGTCCGGCTTCACGGTCCCGATGGCGACGCACGCCAACTGGTTGCTCGACAGCTACGTCTACGGGCACGCCTTGCAGGAAACGACCCTCCCGTTCGACACCGCCGACGAGCTCGCGGACATGGTCGAGGACGTCTACCTGCCCCAGCTCCCTCCCGACCAGTTTCCCTACCTCCACGAGTCCGCCGCGACGCTCGCCGCCACCGGTTACGACCCGGCAGAGGAGTTCATCTTCGGCCTCGACCTCATTCTCTCCGCGCTCGAGCCCCTGAGAACCTCCGTTTAG
- a CDS encoding ClpP family protease: MSTESAPPGRSLDEEMYRRLFERRTLLLGEPLEDWNSNRLCNGLLLLAVEDPVADIRLLINSPGGSVPGMLAIRDCMRAIGNDVVTINVGMAYSAGQFLLSSGTRGKRFAMPLSKVLLHQGSAGIGGRAMDIAIQADDLRHTRDTVLSLIAEDTGKDVATVERDSRRDRWFSAQEAIDYGFVDHLINDIDQVMPVAHRPVGLGGRP; this comes from the coding sequence ATGAGCACCGAATCAGCACCCCCGGGACGATCACTGGACGAAGAGATGTACCGACGTCTGTTCGAGCGTCGCACGCTGCTCCTGGGCGAGCCGCTGGAGGACTGGAACTCCAACCGGCTGTGCAACGGCCTCCTCCTGCTGGCCGTCGAGGACCCGGTGGCGGACATCAGGCTGCTCATCAACTCACCCGGCGGCTCGGTCCCGGGAATGCTTGCCATCCGCGACTGCATGCGAGCGATCGGGAACGACGTGGTCACGATCAACGTCGGCATGGCCTACAGCGCCGGTCAGTTCCTGTTGTCCTCGGGCACCCGGGGGAAGCGATTCGCGATGCCGCTCTCCAAGGTGCTGCTGCACCAGGGGTCGGCCGGCATCGGTGGCAGGGCGATGGACATCGCCATCCAGGCCGACGACCTGCGGCATACCCGTGACACCGTCCTGAGCCTGATCGCCGAGGACACCGGTAAGGACGTGGCCACCGTGGAACGCGACTCGCGTCGGGACCGATGGTTCAGCGCGCAGGAGGCCATCGACTACGGGTTCGTGGACCACCTCATCAACGACATCGACCAGGTGATGCCGGTCGCACACCGGCCGGTCGGCCTCGGAGGGCGTCCATGA
- a CDS encoding ClpP family protease — translation MSSYSIPYVTTRTHQGERTVDIYSRLLADRIVYLGTPIDDGVANAIIAQLIHLESDNPDQPVQLYINSPGGSIPAMLAIYDAMQFVRAEVHTTCVGQAASTAAVLLAGGEAGRRAILPHGRVVIHAPAAEGRGAIPDLILEADEVERVRTMLEEVLATHTGKPREQIREDTERDLILTAEGAVNYGVVDVVYTSRVSNGE, via the coding sequence ATGAGCAGCTACTCGATCCCCTACGTCACGACCCGCACCCACCAGGGAGAGCGCACGGTCGACATCTACTCCCGCCTGCTCGCCGACCGCATCGTCTACCTCGGCACCCCGATCGACGACGGCGTCGCCAACGCGATCATCGCCCAGCTCATCCACCTGGAGTCCGACAACCCAGACCAGCCGGTCCAGCTCTACATCAACTCCCCGGGCGGCTCGATCCCCGCGATGCTGGCGATCTACGACGCGATGCAGTTCGTGCGGGCGGAGGTTCACACCACCTGCGTGGGACAAGCTGCCTCCACGGCGGCTGTGCTGCTCGCCGGTGGCGAGGCCGGGCGTCGGGCGATCCTGCCGCACGGCAGGGTCGTCATCCACGCGCCTGCCGCCGAGGGACGAGGCGCGATCCCCGACCTGATCCTGGAGGCCGACGAGGTCGAACGGGTCCGCACCATGCTCGAGGAGGTCCTTGCCACTCATACCGGCAAGCCACGAGAGCAGATCCGGGAGGACACCGAGCGCGACTTGATCCTCACTGCAGAGGGGGCCGTGAACTACGGCGTCGTCGACGTCGTCTACACCAGCCGCGTCAGCAATGGCGAGTGA
- a CDS encoding helix-turn-helix domain-containing protein, translating to MSEVIRFPSRHTTLAEPLWREAVGDTVRQERLDRGERIIDVAERAGIAPQYLSEIERGRKDPSSEVLSAVAGALDLGAGEVTRRAATQMSRGPVCLAA from the coding sequence GTGTCCGAGGTGATCCGCTTCCCGAGCCGCCACACAACCTTGGCCGAGCCGTTGTGGCGTGAGGCGGTGGGTGACACCGTCCGGCAGGAGCGACTCGACCGGGGCGAGCGGATCATTGACGTCGCCGAGCGCGCGGGCATTGCGCCGCAGTATCTTTCGGAGATTGAGCGTGGCCGCAAGGACCCTTCCTCCGAAGTGCTCAGCGCGGTCGCCGGCGCTTTGGACCTTGGTGCTGGTGAGGTCACGCGGCGGGCTGCCACGCAGATGAGTCGCGGCCCGGTCTGCCTGGCGGCCTGA
- a CDS encoding response regulator encodes MVSDVIWVALIEQVVPLITLVLLVVALVLLWDPIKGLAKRATKIGIAGVIEVSAEPLREAPARPPVSEREVRTVEQRVARNHEQLVRSRVLWVDDQPENNRVERTYLRDLGVNVAVAASTDQTYALMGAVDPTVLITDLARPESPTAGRDMALALAGERPDLPVIGYVGSLQAGTPAGFFGITNRPDELVHLLLDVAERQR; translated from the coding sequence ATGGTGAGCGACGTCATCTGGGTAGCGCTGATCGAGCAGGTCGTGCCGCTGATCACGCTGGTGCTTTTGGTGGTGGCCCTGGTCTTGCTCTGGGACCCCATCAAGGGCCTGGCCAAGCGGGCGACGAAGATCGGCATCGCCGGTGTCATCGAAGTCTCTGCCGAGCCATTGCGGGAGGCTCCCGCTCGGCCGCCGGTGTCCGAACGTGAGGTTCGCACCGTCGAGCAGCGGGTGGCGCGCAACCACGAGCAACTGGTGCGATCGCGGGTGCTCTGGGTCGACGACCAGCCGGAAAACAATCGCGTAGAGCGCACCTATCTCCGGGATCTCGGCGTGAATGTCGCCGTCGCCGCGAGCACCGACCAGACGTACGCACTAATGGGTGCGGTCGATCCCACGGTCTTGATAACCGACCTCGCTCGGCCTGAGTCGCCGACCGCCGGTCGAGACATGGCCCTGGCCCTGGCAGGAGAGCGTCCGGATCTTCCAGTGATCGGCTACGTGGGCAGCTTGCAGGCTGGAACACCGGCCGGCTTCTTCGGGATCACGAACCGGCCCGACGAGTTGGTCCACTTGCTGCTGGATGTCGCTGAGCGGCAGCGCTGA
- a CDS encoding SIR2 family protein, translated as MTLVSHGLTHERLRDLVQDAHLSFLLGAGASAPMFRLLGDIENLLTRLDAADVDDDARAYARASIYSGFFRSVVLRNQELLDGDGDAPETLRRYQNFLQTINRLLLERRSSILNKQVNLFTTNVDLATEIAAEALQVHLNDGFSGRLRPRFSTSNFGSVVSRRSLQYDNLSEVPTFNLLKLHGSVSWSAERDGENRPGISLDVRLEQVAAAAEELERVDLILVDVGRGTTLDDLLAGPIPENAAEVFRPFLDAYDQLAIVNPTKAKFQQTVLNQNYYDLLRLFSNELEKENAVLFVVGFSCRDEHIRELMVRAARTNPTLQIVIFAYSPSSATDIESAFDGYPITNSNIRLVAPPAPPAGEEALRFDLPTVVSEFFAKIVPATSEAKQTLDVRVSVQEPLVHLDD; from the coding sequence ATGACGCTTGTATCCCACGGACTGACACATGAGCGTCTGCGCGACCTCGTGCAGGACGCGCACCTGTCATTCCTGCTCGGCGCTGGTGCTTCCGCCCCCATGTTTCGACTGCTCGGTGACATCGAGAACCTCCTCACGAGACTGGATGCCGCCGACGTAGACGATGACGCAAGGGCTTACGCTCGGGCGTCGATCTACTCAGGATTCTTCCGCAGCGTGGTCCTAAGGAATCAGGAGCTGCTCGACGGCGATGGCGACGCCCCAGAAACACTGCGTCGCTACCAGAACTTCCTGCAGACAATCAACCGGCTGCTGCTCGAACGGCGCAGTTCGATCCTGAACAAGCAGGTCAACCTGTTTACAACCAATGTAGACTTGGCGACCGAGATTGCGGCGGAGGCGCTCCAAGTCCATCTGAACGATGGGTTTTCGGGCCGGCTGCGTCCGCGCTTCAGCACCTCGAACTTTGGCTCAGTCGTCTCGCGTCGGAGCCTGCAGTACGACAACCTCTCCGAAGTGCCGACCTTCAACCTGCTGAAGCTGCATGGGTCTGTCAGCTGGTCGGCCGAGAGAGATGGCGAGAACCGCCCCGGGATATCCCTTGATGTCCGCCTTGAGCAAGTGGCGGCGGCAGCCGAAGAACTCGAGAGGGTCGACTTAATCTTGGTCGACGTGGGTAGAGGCACCACGTTGGACGACCTGCTTGCAGGGCCAATCCCCGAGAACGCCGCCGAGGTGTTTAGACCCTTTCTTGACGCGTATGACCAGCTGGCGATCGTCAACCCCACAAAGGCGAAGTTTCAGCAGACAGTGCTGAACCAAAACTATTACGACCTGCTCCGGCTCTTCTCCAACGAACTGGAGAAGGAGAATGCCGTACTGTTCGTCGTCGGGTTCTCCTGCCGAGACGAGCACATTCGTGAACTCATGGTTCGAGCGGCACGCACGAACCCGACGCTGCAGATCGTCATCTTCGCGTACAGCCCGAGCAGCGCGACGGACATCGAGTCGGCCTTCGATGGCTATCCGATCACCAACAGCAATATCCGGTTGGTTGCGCCGCCCGCGCCTCCCGCTGGTGAGGAAGCCTTGCGCTTCGACCTGCCAACGGTTGTCAGTGAATTCTTCGCCAAGATCGTGCCTGCCACCTCCGAAGCGAAGCAAACGCTTGATGTGAGGGTGTCGGTACAAGAGCCCTTGGTCCACCTCGATGATTGA